From Brachionichthys hirsutus isolate HB-005 chromosome 16, CSIRO-AGI_Bhir_v1, whole genome shotgun sequence, a single genomic window includes:
- the atp5mc1 gene encoding ATP synthase F(0) complex subunit C1, mitochondrial has protein sequence MYACAKFVTSPALLRGGSRVLARPVSVALLNRPETAAEQQALLPFSNSTVVTRSFQNSAVSRDIDTAAKFIGAGAATVGVAGSGAGIGTVFGSLIIGYARNPSLKQQLFSYAILGFALSEAMGLFCLMVAFLILFAM, from the exons ATGTACGCCTGCGCCAAGTTCGTCACTTCTCCTGCCCTG CTGCGCGGCGGCTCCAGAGTCCTCGCCCGGCCCGTCTCGGTCGCCCTCCTCAACAGACCCGAAACCGCAGCGGAGCAGCAG GCCTTGTTGCCGTTCAGCAACTCCACAGTCGTGACGCGCTCTTTCCAGAACAGCGCTGTGTCCCGGGACATCGACACTGCTGCCAAGTTTATTGGTGCTGGTGCTGCCACAGTCGGCGTCGCGGGATCCGGTGCTGGAATTGGGACGGTGTTTGGAAGCCTCATCATTGGCTATGCCAG GAACCCCTccctgaagcagcagctcttcTCCTACGCCATCCTGGGGTTTGCTCTCTCCGAGGCGATGGGGCTCTTCTGTCTGATGGTGGCGTTCCTCATCCTCTTCGCCATGTAA
- the ube2z gene encoding ubiquitin-conjugating enzyme E2 Z has protein sequence MADGFEAQSNGDVPALGLTGQGNGVSFLPSLTNSLPGGHSVSGVAQYGANAASSAAAAAQTGLTALLAPMAAVSATSAGLGSTSTPGSSPAVVAVPPTVHNSSSVGLGVSGVAGSGLVTQIHATSWDPTLSTDWDNEKASQQCILRIKRDIMSIYKEPPPGMFVVPDPQDMTKIHALITGPFDTPYEGGFFLFLFRCPPDYPIHPPRVKLITTGHNNVRFNPNFYRNGKVCLSILGTWTGPAWSPAQSISSVLISIQSLMTENPYHNEPGFEQERHPGDSKNYNECIRHETLRVAVCDMLEGKVPCPEALWSVMEKSFLEYYDFYEGVCKERLHLQGQNMQDPFGEKRGCFDYQSLLARLGAIHRRIREKNLAEDKQNGSDSDSDSSSSGTDPDSQGSCKP, from the exons ATGGCAGACGGCTTTGAAGCGCAGTCGAACGGCGATGTCCCTGCTTTAGGCCTCACCGGACAGGGCAACGGAGTTTCCTTTTTGCCGTCTTTGACCAACTCTCTGCCGGGGGGACATTCGGTAAGCGGCGTCGCGCAGTACGGCGCTAACGCGGCCTCCAGCGCTGCAGCGGCCGCGCAGACCGGCCTCACGGCTCTGTTGGCCCCCATGGCGGCTGTCAGTGCTACTTCAGCCGGTTTGGGGAGCACATCCACTCCCGGCTCCTCACCAGCCGTCGTGGCCGTGCCTCCGACCGTACACAACTCCTCGAGTGTGGGGCTAGGGGTCAGCGGGGTGGCAGGGTCGGGCCTCGTAACGCAGATTCACGCCACTTCCTGGGACCCAACCCTCAGTACAGACTGGGACAACGAGAAGGCTTCTCAGCAGTGCATCCTGAGGATAAAGAG GGATATCATGTCTATCTACAAGGAACCTCCGCCAGGGATGTTTGTTGTGCCTGATCCTCAAGATATGACCAAG ATCCACGCTTTGATCACGGGCCCATTCGACACGCCGTACGAGGgtggcttcttcctcttcctgttccgCTGCCCCCCAGACTACCCCATCCACCCACCGCGGGTCAAGCTCATCACCACAGGCCACAACAACGTTCGCTTCAACCCCAACTTCTACCGCAATGGCAAGGTCTGCCTCAGCATCCTCGG GACGTGGACAGGTCCAGCATGGAGTCCAGCTCAGAGCATCTCGTCTGTCCTCATCTCAATCCAGTCCCTGATGACAGAAAACCCATATCACAATGAGCCTGGCTTCGAGCAG GAGCGCCACCCAGGTGACAGTAAGAACTACAACGAGTGCATCCGTCACGAAACGCTGAGGGTGGCAGTGTGCGACATGCTGGAGGGCAAAGTCCCCTGTCCCGAGGCGCTGTG gAGTGTGATGGAAAAATCCTTCCTAGAATACTATGATTTCTACGAGGGCGTCTGCAAGGAGAGACTTCATCTCCAGGGCCAAAACATGCAG GACCCCTTTGGAGAGAAGCGCGGTTGTTTCGATTACCAGAGCCTGCTTGCTCGGCTCGGCGCCATCCACAGGCGAATTCGGGAAAAAAACCTGGCAGAGGACAAGCAGAACGGATCGGACTCTGATTCGGACAGCAGCTCGTCTGGGACGGACCCCGACAGCCAGGGCAGCTGCAagccctga